In Ipomoea triloba cultivar NCNSP0323 chromosome 7, ASM357664v1, a single genomic region encodes these proteins:
- the LOC116024843 gene encoding uncharacterized protein LOC116024843 — MIQLLFLVLCAEGAVAFLLMVKIGPLRELVMKGLDQVKMRKGTVLTIAGTFSAILLSNFINIVKIQNKGAKLGTMTPMDQVLWRTNLLEATLMGFSLFLGFLIDRMHHYLRKLVGLRSSVGTSKNEVEKLEKDKLSFKEKAEKAEEEIKRLQREISSLKDSLKKAKVECEEKGKEVETAEAHVAALQKQAADLLLEYDRLLEDNQNLQAQALGGHRN; from the exons ATGATTCAGCTGCTGTTCTTAGTTCTGTGCGCGGAGGGTGCTGTGGCATTCCTTCTAATGGTGAAGATTGGGCCTCTAAGGGAGCTGGTGATGAAGGGGTTGGATCAGGTGAAAATGAGGAAGGGGACTGTTTTGACTATTGCTGGTACTTTTTCTGCTATCCTCCTTTCCAACTTTATTAACATTGTGAAGATCCAGAACAAGGGTGCTAAGCTTGGTACTATGACACCCATGGATCAAGTACTTTGGAGGACCAACTTGTTGGAAGCTACTCTCATGG GGTTCTCTCTATTCCTTGGATTCTTGATTGACCGCATGCACCATTATCTTCGGAAATTGGTTGGGTTACGAAGTAGTGTGGGGACGTCAAAGAATGAAGTCGAAAAGCTTGAGAAAGATAAGCTGTCCTTCAAGGAGAAGGCCGAAAAAGCTGAAGAGGAAATCAAGCGACTGCAAAGAGAAATCTCGAGTTTAAAGGATAGTTTGAAGAAGGCTAAAGTAGAATGCGAGGAGAAAGGCAAAGAGGTTGAAACAGCAGAAGCACACGTTGCTGCGCTTCAAAAACAAGCTGCAGATCTACTTCTGGAATACGACCGGCTATTAGAAGACAACCAAAACCTTCAGGCCCAAGCACTCGGTGGTCATCGGAATTAA